A portion of the Ficedula albicollis isolate OC2 chromosome 4, FicAlb1.5, whole genome shotgun sequence genome contains these proteins:
- the PRKG2 gene encoding cGMP-dependent protein kinase 2, with translation MGNGLVKPKHLRQPNRHVANLAIGCAASHKFLMDPCLGINVINGQADVLCSKVLELEKELKRKDQQLQESQSHVAELQKQLAMQTKVIAELTKELQSKCIQLNKLQDVVSTQGEHSFQPSPFKVAADRRRGAKEGVSAEPTTRLCDLNRQTMFSLEKATVRKDSSEKKLITDALNKNQFLKRLEPHQTRDMVECMYERTFQQGSYVIRQGEPGNHIFVLKEGSLEVFQQNKLLSSIPVWTAFGELAILYNCTRTASVKAITNVKTWALDREVFQNIMRVTAQTRQEQYRNFLRSVSLLKNLPEDKLTKIMDCLEVEYYDKGDYVIREGEEGNTFFIIAKGKVIVTQSTTDHSQPQVIKNLHKGDYFGEKALISDDVRSANVIADENNVECLVIDRETFNQTVGTYEELQTYLEGYVANLAQADEKRHAKGRSFCGQLTKEVSLEMIELKEKVAQFPPAPFQNLEVVTTLGVGGFGRVELVKVKNENMAFAMKCIKKKHVVDTKQQEHIYSEKKILEQICSPFVVKLYRTFKDNKYVYMLLEACLGGELWSLLRDRGSFDEFTTKFCVGCVTEAFDYLHQIGIIYRDLKPENLILDAEGYIKLVDFGFAKKIGSGQKTWTFCGTPEYVAPEVILSKGHDFSVDFWSLGILVYELLTGSPPFSGADQMMTYNLILKGIEKLDFPKIITRRPEDLIRRLCRQNPTERLGNLRNGINDIKKHRWLSGFNWDSLKVRKLTSPLKRELSGPTDYSYFDSYPPEVGSPPDELSGWDKDF, from the exons ATGGGGAATGGATTAGTGAAACCCAAGCACCTGAGGCAGCCAAATAGGCATGTGGCAAACCTTGCTattggctgtgctgccagccacaAGTTTCTGATGGACCCATGCCTAGGCATCAATGTGATCAATGGGCAAGCTGATGTCCTCTGCAGCAAGGTACTTGaactggaaaaggagctgaagAGAAAAGATCAGCAGCTGCAAGAGAGTCAAAGCCATGTTGCTGAGCTTCAGAAACAGCTGGCTATGCAGACTAAGGTCATAGCAGAACTCaccaaggagctgcagagcaagtGTATACAGTTGAACAAGCTGCAGGATGTTGTCAGCACTCAAGGAGAGCACTCTTTTCAGCCTTCTCCATTTAAAGTTGCTGCTGATAGGAGGAGAGGAGCCAAGGAAGGTGTGTCTGCAGAGCCAACAACAAGGCTGTGTGATTTGAACAGGCAAACAATGTTTTCCCTTGAAAAAGCAACAGTCCGAAAGGATTCCAG TGAGAAGAAGCTTATCACAGATGCCCTGAATAAAAACCAGTTCCTGAAGAGACTGGAGCCTCACCAGACACGGGACATGGTGGAATGCATGTATGAGAGGACCTTCCAGCAGGGGAGCTACGTCATCAGGCAGGGAGAGCCGGGAAATCACATTTTTGTGCTCAAAG AGGGCAGTCTGGAAGTCTTTCAGCAGAATAAACTACTCTCCTCAATACCTGTGTGGACAGCATTTGGTGAACTGGCCATTTTATACAACTGCACACGGACAGCTTCTGTGAAAG cAATCACTAATGTTAAAACCTGGGCACTGGACAGAGAAGTGTTTCAAAATATCATGAGAGTGACAGCACAAACCAGACAGGAGCAATACAGAAACTTCCTTAGAAG tgtGTCCCTGCTGAAAAACTTACCTGAAGATAAATTAACCAAGATCATGGACTGTCTGGAAGTG GAGTATTATGACAAGGGAGATTACGTTATTcgggaaggagaagaaggaaacaCCTTCTTTATAATAGCAAAAGGAAAG GTGATAGTTACCCAGAGCACTACAGACCACTCACAGCCTCAGGTGATTAAAAATCTACACAAAGGAGATTACTTTGGAGAAAAGGCTCTCATTAG TGACGACGTCAGGTCAGCAAACGTTATTGCAGACGAGAACAACGTGGAGTGCCTCGTTATAGACAGAGA GACGTTTAATCAAACAGTTGGAACTTATGAGGAGCTGCAAACTTACCTGGAAGGTTATGTGGCTAATCTGGCCCAAGCTGATGAAAAGAGACATGCAAA AGGAAGATCCTTCTGTGGACAGTTGACCAAAGAAGTGTCTTTGGAGATGATAGAGCTGAAGGAGAAAGTAGCCcagttccctcctgccccattccAGAATTTAGAAGTTGTCACAACTCTGGGTGTTGGTGGGTTCGGAAGGGTTGAGCTT GTTAAAGTTAAAAATGAGAACATGGCTTTTGCTATGAAATGCATAAAGAAGAAACACGTAGTGGACACCAAACAGCAAGAGCATATTTATTCTGAGAAGAAAATCCTCGAGCAGATATGTTCTCCATTCGTTGTAAA GCTGTATCGCACATTCAAGGATAACAAATACGTGTACATGCTCCTGGAGGCTTGCCTTGGAGGGGAACTGTGGAGCTTGCTGAGAGACAG AGGCAGCTTTGATGAATTCACCACCAAGTTTTGTGTTGGGTGTGTGACAGAGGCTTTTGACTATCTGCATCAAATTGGAATTATCTACAGAGACCTGAAgccagaaaatttaattttggatgCTGAAGGATATATAAAATTG GTTGATTTTGGATTTGCAAAGAAGATTGGATCAGGGCAGAAAACCTGGACGTTTTGTGGAACCCCTGAGTATGTTGCCCCTGAAGTCATTCTGAGTAAAGGCCATGATTTCAGCGTGGACTTTTGGTCCCTTGGGATTCTTGTGTATGAACTCCTCACTGGCAG CCCACCGTTTTCTGGGGCTGATCAAATGATGACATATAATTTGATTCTCAAAGGCATTgaaaagctggattttcctaaaataataaCAAGGCGACCTGAGGATTTGATCCGCAGACTCTGCAG GCAAAACCCAACAGAAAGATTAGGCAATTTGAGGAATGGAATAAATGACATCAAGAAACATAG GTGGTTGAGTGGTTTTAACTGGGATAGTCTGAAAGTGAGGAAATTAACGTCGCCTTTGAAAAGAGAG CTGTCTGGACCGACTGATTACAGCTACTTTGACAGCTATCCACCTGAAGTGGGAAGCCCTCCAGATGAACTTTCAGGCTGGGACAAGGATTTCTga